A window of the Paenibacillus woosongensis genome harbors these coding sequences:
- a CDS encoding UDP-glucose dehydrogenase family protein, translating into MKITMIGTGYVGLTSGVCYSEMGHTVICADIDEDKIDQLKSNECPIYEPGLKELIIKNSSRGNLSFTTDIDEAVKLADIVMIAVGTPSLPDGGVDMFYVEEVARKIGKSINNYKIIVNKSTVPVGSADKVRHIIQSCTNIPFDVASVPEFLREGSAVNDILNGERIVIGVDSEKAKDILINTHAPFNIPIQVTDIRSAELIKYAANSFLAMKISFINEIANLAEKVGADVLEVAKGIGSDSRIGNKFLNAGIGFGGACFPKDTLGLISIAEQVGHDFAIMKEVVKVNSKQYLKVIEKLQSVYPKLNGKTVSILGLSFKPNTNDLREAPSIKIIEELVKITNGNINIRVFDPISMEEARGQLPNSIEYCYSVENAVTESDAAIIVTEWKDIVEENWVELAKCMNSPIIIDGRNSLNLIDNDNITYLGIGRKERALRLVNPL; encoded by the coding sequence ATGAAAATTACAATGATAGGCACAGGATATGTTGGATTAACTTCTGGAGTATGTTATTCGGAGATGGGCCATACGGTGATTTGTGCCGATATTGATGAAGATAAAATTGATCAACTGAAAAGTAATGAATGCCCAATCTACGAGCCTGGATTAAAGGAACTCATAATTAAAAATAGTTCGAGAGGAAATTTATCTTTTACTACAGATATTGATGAAGCTGTTAAGCTGGCTGATATCGTTATGATTGCTGTAGGTACTCCGTCACTTCCTGACGGTGGTGTTGATATGTTTTATGTGGAAGAGGTTGCTCGCAAAATCGGAAAATCAATCAATAACTACAAAATAATTGTTAACAAGAGTACTGTTCCAGTAGGTTCAGCAGATAAAGTTCGTCACATTATTCAGAGTTGCACCAATATCCCATTTGATGTAGCATCAGTCCCGGAATTTTTAAGAGAAGGTTCTGCCGTGAACGATATATTAAATGGAGAGCGTATAGTCATAGGAGTAGACTCAGAAAAAGCTAAAGATATTTTAATAAATACACATGCACCTTTCAATATTCCGATTCAAGTTACAGATATTCGTAGTGCTGAATTAATTAAATATGCAGCAAATTCCTTTTTGGCAATGAAAATATCTTTTATTAATGAAATAGCAAATCTGGCTGAAAAGGTTGGCGCTGATGTTCTAGAGGTTGCTAAGGGTATTGGCAGTGACAGTAGAATTGGAAATAAATTCCTAAATGCTGGTATTGGATTTGGAGGGGCCTGTTTTCCTAAAGACACGCTTGGATTAATTAGTATTGCGGAACAGGTTGGGCACGATTTTGCAATTATGAAGGAAGTAGTGAAAGTTAATAGCAAGCAGTATTTAAAGGTGATTGAGAAGTTACAGTCCGTATATCCTAAGCTTAATGGCAAAACTGTATCTATCTTGGGCTTGTCATTTAAACCTAATACTAATGACCTTCGAGAAGCCCCATCTATAAAAATAATTGAAGAGTTAGTTAAAATAACAAATGGTAATATTAACATCCGAGTGTTTGACCCAATATCAATGGAAGAGGCCAGAGGACAATTACCGAATTCAATTGAATACTGTTACTCTGTTGAAAATGCAGTAACAGAATCTGATGCTGCGATTATTGTAACTGAATGGAAGGATATTGTAGAAGAAAACTGGGTTGAACTCGCAAAGTGTATGAATTCACCTATTATTATTGATGGGAGAAATAGCCTGAACTTAATCGATAATGATAATATTACTTATTTGGGTATAGGAAGAAAAGAAAGGGCTTTAAGGTTAGTAAACCCACTTTAA
- a CDS encoding glycosyltransferase family protein, with amino-acid sequence MNQLRFCIKIGVPTRSQIKQWGDYYLAKSLVDELKRHGHECRIQILPEWDLKDDLEDDVIIHIRGLSSYTVKPKHFNIMWNISHPDDISQEEYEKYDLILVSSYMYAEQLKKKIHVPVEVFLQFTDPLLFYPKRNDKYSYPLLFVGNSRGVYRGIVKDAMSSSEQLLIIGSGWKGIVDSKYILAKWFPNEELNEIYSSCHVLLNDHWEDMRKYGFINNRFFDAVACKALVINDDHPELKSIFPSALTYSTQEQLKWLLNDINKNRKKYKDISDQLHDEVMSNHTVVQRVQQLLMLLTQYNEVLNEKKFIPEPIIHHSIKDISKRFLLKRFGYGKLYRITRIVYLNLKTTRIFIEKLRKTIQKRLFRYKNKKKVLLNMSSESEIKALAQNIAKPIEDNVTDALISIIIPTKNGREHLKGLFPALKKNTLYSRYEIIIVDNNSQDKTRNYVESWKNSLNIRYYNTGQNLNFSQSVNYGASRAKGQYILLLNNDVMPLYGWLDEMLMAMLSEEEVGIVGSRLIYNQLNSSRLKIKEIIYPGCSVQHDGIRFRWTKAGVIPVNTGKYKNPLIEVDSLDVISVPAVTAACLLTDRKLFQQIGGFDEEYCFGKEDVDYCLKILEQNKKILVAKNSLLFHREFSSQIKQKRSVIKRSRIQNHERFVSIWDERLTSLIWEEKLFSKTSYWTEEPLHIVFLVTENEITTTAGDYFSARGLGDALRQKFGYRISYLARRPEYEWDEIPQSADIVVSMLYDCDIRSLNVPEGSITIAWIRGFVNYWKKVKYIHQFDGIITSSAYVQSELFNIVDKSKLWGILPLAANTNIFRADAPEIDRTVDVSFVGNLFHIPRSIVDNLDISLNMNFKFYGRLETGEVNHPWQNFHQGNISYLNLPNLYQRSKIVIEDIAPFNRGTINLRIYEAMASGALVIANNAPEIKETFSEHVLIYQSKEELNSLIQYYLTHEADREEIAFKAKEFIHREHTFLKRADVFRNILFSNLVKGQHKLEDI; translated from the coding sequence ATGAATCAATTGCGTTTTTGTATTAAAATTGGTGTCCCTACACGCTCTCAGATTAAACAATGGGGCGACTATTATTTAGCAAAAAGCTTAGTTGATGAATTGAAAAGACACGGTCATGAATGCAGGATCCAGATTCTCCCTGAATGGGATTTGAAGGATGATTTGGAGGATGATGTAATTATCCACATTAGAGGGCTTTCCTCTTATACTGTTAAACCAAAACATTTTAACATTATGTGGAATATTTCTCATCCTGATGATATAAGTCAAGAGGAATATGAAAAATATGATTTAATTTTAGTTTCATCTTACATGTATGCCGAACAGCTTAAGAAGAAAATACATGTACCCGTAGAAGTCTTTTTACAGTTTACAGACCCATTGCTTTTTTATCCTAAGCGAAATGATAAATATAGTTATCCTCTTTTATTTGTAGGGAACTCGCGGGGAGTCTATAGGGGAATTGTTAAAGATGCTATGAGTAGTTCAGAGCAATTGTTGATTATTGGGTCTGGTTGGAAAGGGATAGTTGACAGTAAGTACATTCTTGCTAAATGGTTTCCTAATGAAGAATTAAATGAGATTTATTCATCGTGCCATGTTTTGTTAAATGACCATTGGGAAGATATGCGTAAATATGGGTTTATCAATAATCGTTTTTTTGATGCTGTCGCATGTAAAGCGTTAGTGATTAATGATGATCATCCTGAATTGAAAAGCATTTTTCCATCAGCACTAACTTATAGCACTCAAGAACAATTAAAATGGTTGCTAAATGATATCAATAAGAATAGGAAAAAATACAAAGACATTTCAGATCAATTGCATGATGAAGTAATGTCGAATCACACTGTAGTTCAAAGAGTTCAGCAATTATTAATGTTGTTAACACAATATAACGAAGTATTGAATGAGAAAAAATTTATACCTGAACCGATAATACACCATTCAATAAAAGATATTAGCAAGCGTTTTTTGCTGAAACGATTTGGCTACGGTAAGTTATATCGAATTACCCGTATAGTTTATTTAAACTTGAAAACAACAAGGATTTTTATTGAAAAATTAAGAAAAACAATTCAGAAGAGGCTTTTTAGATACAAAAACAAAAAAAAAGTGTTGCTAAATATGTCATCTGAATCTGAAATCAAAGCACTTGCTCAAAATATTGCTAAACCAATAGAGGATAATGTAACAGATGCATTAATTAGTATCATTATACCTACTAAAAATGGGAGAGAGCATCTTAAAGGACTATTCCCTGCTCTGAAGAAAAACACATTATATTCCAGATATGAGATCATTATTGTTGATAATAATAGTCAAGATAAAACCAGGAACTATGTGGAATCCTGGAAGAACAGTCTTAATATCCGGTACTATAATACTGGTCAGAATCTTAACTTTTCACAAAGTGTCAATTATGGAGCATCCAGGGCAAAAGGCCAGTATATCTTATTGTTAAATAACGATGTTATGCCACTATATGGGTGGCTTGATGAGATGCTTATGGCAATGCTAAGTGAAGAAGAGGTTGGGATTGTTGGTTCAAGATTAATTTATAACCAGTTAAATTCCTCTAGATTAAAAATTAAAGAAATCATATACCCTGGTTGTTCAGTTCAACATGATGGGATTAGATTCAGGTGGACGAAAGCTGGTGTTATTCCCGTTAATACCGGGAAATACAAAAATCCACTAATAGAAGTTGATTCTTTAGATGTAATTTCGGTACCAGCTGTTACCGCTGCTTGTTTACTTACCGATAGGAAACTTTTTCAGCAAATAGGTGGTTTTGATGAAGAATATTGTTTTGGAAAAGAAGATGTTGACTATTGTCTTAAAATTTTAGAGCAGAACAAAAAGATACTGGTTGCTAAGAATTCTCTATTGTTCCATAGAGAATTCTCCTCACAAATTAAGCAAAAAAGATCGGTTATTAAGCGCTCAAGGATCCAGAATCATGAACGATTTGTATCTATTTGGGATGAACGACTGACATCATTAATATGGGAAGAAAAGCTTTTTTCAAAAACTAGCTATTGGACAGAAGAACCACTACACATTGTTTTTTTAGTAACTGAAAATGAAATAACAACAACTGCAGGTGACTACTTTTCAGCTCGGGGTTTAGGAGATGCATTAAGACAGAAATTTGGTTATCGAATTAGTTATTTAGCAAGAAGACCTGAATATGAATGGGATGAAATCCCCCAATCTGCTGATATTGTTGTTTCAATGCTTTATGATTGTGATATTCGTAGTTTAAATGTCCCGGAAGGATCTATTACTATTGCATGGATTCGAGGGTTTGTTAATTACTGGAAAAAAGTAAAATACATTCATCAATTTGATGGAATTATTACATCTTCCGCTTATGTACAAAGCGAGTTGTTCAATATAGTTGACAAATCAAAGCTGTGGGGAATTCTCCCCTTAGCAGCAAACACAAATATATTTAGGGCTGATGCTCCAGAAATAGATAGAACTGTCGATGTTTCTTTTGTAGGGAATTTATTTCATATTCCTCGAAGCATTGTGGATAATTTAGATATAAGTTTAAATATGAATTTCAAATTTTATGGTAGGTTAGAAACGGGGGAGGTTAATCATCCATGGCAAAATTTCCATCAGGGAAACATCTCGTATTTAAATCTCCCTAACTTATATCAAAGAAGTAAGATTGTTATAGAAGATATTGCGCCCTTTAACCGCGGAACAATAAATTTACGAATATATGAGGCAATGGCTAGTGGAGCATTAGTTATTGCTAATAATGCTCCAGAAATTAAAGAAACATTTAGTGAGCACGTGCTTATTTATCAAAGTAAAGAGGAATTAAATTCTTTGATACAATATTATTTAACTCATGAAGCTGATCGAGAGGAAATTGCGTTTAAAGCAAAGGAATTTATTCATCGTGAGCATACCTTTTTAAAGCGTGCGGACGTATTTCGAAACATATTATTCAGTAATTTGGTAAAAGGACAACATAAATTGGAGGACATATGA
- a CDS encoding sugar phosphate nucleotidyltransferase, translating into MKGIILAGGTGSRLYPLTKVTNKHLLPVGKYPMIFHAVHKLKQAEITDILIVTGKDHMGDVVNLLGSGHEMGVTFTYKVQDEAGGIAQALDLAEQFVGDDQMVVILGDNVFADDISPFVANFRQQQAGAKILIQQVSDPTRFGVPELDGDRIISIEEKPKQPKSNYAVTGIYMFDHKVFDIIKTLKPSARGELEITDVNNAYIERGELTFDTLQGWWTDAGTHASLARAHDLAQDIVFGEEFGKLKL; encoded by the coding sequence ATGAAAGGCATAATTCTAGCAGGCGGTACAGGCTCCCGCTTATATCCATTAACTAAAGTAACGAACAAACACCTTTTACCTGTAGGTAAATACCCTATGATTTTTCATGCGGTACATAAATTAAAACAAGCAGAAATCACGGATATCTTGATTGTTACCGGTAAAGACCATATGGGCGACGTCGTTAACTTGCTCGGAAGCGGTCATGAGATGGGGGTCACATTCACTTACAAGGTTCAAGACGAGGCTGGGGGGATTGCCCAGGCGCTTGATTTGGCTGAACAATTTGTTGGTGATGATCAAATGGTGGTTATTTTGGGCGATAACGTGTTTGCAGATGATATTTCACCATTTGTGGCTAATTTCCGGCAGCAGCAGGCCGGTGCAAAAATTCTGATTCAGCAGGTATCTGATCCAACCCGATTCGGTGTCCCTGAATTGGACGGCGATCGTATCATTTCAATTGAAGAAAAACCTAAACAACCTAAATCGAATTACGCGGTTACCGGCATATATATGTTTGATCATAAGGTATTTGATATAATTAAGACGCTGAAGCCATCTGCTCGAGGCGAATTGGAAATCACAGACGTCAATAATGCATATATTGAACGAGGCGAGCTTACTTTTGACACTTTGCAAGGCTGGTGGACAGATGCTGGAACCCATGCATCCTTAGCCCGGGCTCATGATTTGGCGCAAGATATCGTGTTTGGCGAAGAGTTTGGTAAACTTAAGTTGTAG
- a CDS encoding alginate O-acetyltransferase AlgX-related protein, producing the protein MALLKKSKKINFLISIFFTLAIIVLFSLFYKGSSSTQLLVDVRIPQDDKYQVFYDIGNGFKEDDSTTISVEKSEDIQTLNFKIPSNVKNLRIDLGTSIQTIYIEKVIWKNNSRKHVWYPENIITDFNIKNNIEKIELVENQLKIVTNGKDPFLISKNTLGISIYLSKDIFNIMIMYLIIILVGVVFFCLLQVSNVDLISKLNSLFNNFKVISLCALFMIIIIFPMLSNTLGITSSAPDVEKRKLAEKPIFNLKNSSYKSFFSNYENYVNDNFGYRGQLIKLNNILKVKLLHTSPVDRVILGKNGWMFYKADGVIDDYRGINHFSNEELEKIKTNLEERKKWLEGQGIEYYIMVAPNKHTIYSEYLPSNIVKYNQESRLDQLIKYLSKNSEIKIVDVRSALLNNKSQYILYKKNDTHWNSMGAFLAYEEMAKIFESDSIITVPVKLNNYSIKEEISGGDLANMLSMNNILLDKHLKLVPNFKSKVVDVEVNRELFPNPNRLVVKENTSLEKHPKLLMFRDSFAIDMIPFLSENFSRSVYIWDHNFNSNIIENEKPDVVVHELVERNIQALLYDNPESIKN; encoded by the coding sequence ATGGCTCTATTAAAAAAAAGTAAAAAAATCAATTTTTTGATAAGTATATTTTTTACTTTAGCTATTATTGTGTTATTTAGTTTATTTTACAAAGGTTCAAGTTCTACTCAATTATTAGTGGATGTAAGGATACCGCAAGATGATAAATATCAAGTGTTCTATGATATCGGGAATGGTTTCAAGGAAGATGACTCAACTACAATAAGTGTAGAAAAAAGTGAAGATATTCAAACTTTGAATTTTAAAATACCATCTAATGTGAAAAATTTAAGAATAGACTTAGGGACCTCAATTCAGACTATATATATTGAAAAGGTGATTTGGAAAAATAACTCGAGGAAACATGTATGGTATCCAGAAAATATAATTACTGATTTTAATATTAAAAACAATATTGAAAAAATTGAATTAGTCGAAAATCAACTTAAAATTGTTACGAATGGTAAAGACCCTTTTCTTATATCCAAGAATACCTTGGGAATAAGTATTTATCTTAGTAAAGATATATTTAATATAATGATTATGTATTTAATTATTATTTTAGTAGGGGTAGTTTTTTTCTGTTTATTGCAAGTATCTAATGTTGATTTAATTAGTAAATTGAATTCGCTTTTTAATAATTTCAAAGTCATTTCTTTATGTGCATTATTTATGATAATTATCATTTTCCCAATGCTAAGTAATACATTGGGTATAACGTCTAGTGCGCCTGACGTTGAGAAAAGAAAATTAGCTGAAAAGCCGATTTTTAATTTAAAAAATAGCTCGTATAAGAGCTTTTTTTCTAATTACGAAAATTATGTTAATGATAATTTTGGATATAGAGGTCAACTGATAAAATTAAATAATATTTTAAAAGTGAAATTGTTACATACCTCCCCTGTTGATAGGGTGATTCTTGGTAAAAACGGTTGGATGTTCTATAAGGCTGACGGTGTGATAGATGACTACAGAGGGATTAACCACTTTAGTAATGAAGAACTAGAGAAAATCAAAACAAATCTTGAAGAAAGAAAAAAGTGGCTTGAAGGTCAGGGGATTGAATATTATATTATGGTGGCTCCGAATAAACACACAATTTATTCGGAATATTTACCATCGAATATTGTTAAATATAATCAAGAATCAAGGCTGGATCAATTAATAAAATATCTATCTAAGAATTCAGAAATAAAGATAGTTGATGTACGATCAGCACTATTAAATAATAAGAGTCAGTATATTCTATATAAGAAAAATGATACACATTGGAATAGTATGGGCGCTTTTTTGGCTTATGAAGAGATGGCAAAAATTTTTGAGAGTGATTCAATAATTACAGTGCCAGTTAAATTAAATAATTACTCGATAAAAGAAGAAATTAGTGGTGGCGATTTAGCCAATATGTTATCTATGAATAATATTTTATTAGATAAGCATTTGAAATTAGTTCCAAATTTCAAAAGCAAGGTTGTGGATGTTGAAGTAAACAGAGAGTTGTTCCCTAATCCCAATAGATTAGTTGTGAAGGAAAATACATCACTCGAAAAACATCCCAAATTATTGATGTTCAGGGACTCCTTCGCTATTGACATGATCCCATTTTTATCTGAAAATTTTTCGAGAAGTGTATATATATGGGATCATAATTTCAATTCTAATATTATTGAAAATGAAAAACCTGATGTTGTGGTTCATGAATTGGTTGAAAGAAATATTCAGGCTTTATTATATGATAATCCTGAAAGTATAAAGAATTAA
- a CDS encoding MBOAT family O-acyltransferase, translated as MVFSSPIFLFVFLPIILIGYFLIRTKYKNLFLLGASLLFYCWGEPKYVLLMLVSILLNYIFGILVENNKNKGKLAKKITGLAVVVNLGILILYKYANFIIDNLNVVAQSIGFKPIYLEPIDLPIGISFYTFQAMSYVIDVYRRDTVAQRKLSDHALYISLFPQLVAGPIVRYSDISEQIKNRKTTIEDFEYGIRRFIIGLGKKVLIANPLGRIADDIFSLSGENLSSSLSWFGLICYSFQIYYDFSGYSDMAIGLGRMFGFKFLENFNYPYISKSIKEFWRRWHISLSSWFRDYVYIPLGGSRSTVFVTYRNLIIVFLLTGIWHGASWNFIVWGLFHGLFLLLERTRFGNLLDKIWSPIKLVYTLFVVMIGWVFFKSETFGSSVIYLKAMFNLYSNNISNLYNVSMFINNEILLVLCIAIIGATPIPKKMVNKIEHHINKKKSIVLKIGYESLYIASLIALLLFSVMSLATSTYNPFIYFRF; from the coding sequence GTGGTATTTAGTTCTCCAATTTTTTTGTTTGTTTTTTTACCAATTATACTTATAGGCTATTTTTTAATAAGAACTAAATATAAAAATTTATTTCTTTTAGGGGCCAGCTTGCTTTTTTATTGTTGGGGTGAACCCAAATATGTTTTGCTAATGCTGGTCTCTATTTTATTAAATTATATATTTGGAATTTTGGTTGAAAATAATAAAAACAAAGGAAAATTAGCTAAGAAAATTACCGGATTGGCTGTTGTTGTTAATTTAGGAATTCTTATATTATATAAATATGCGAATTTTATTATTGATAATCTAAATGTAGTGGCTCAAAGTATAGGATTTAAGCCGATATATTTAGAACCAATAGATTTACCAATTGGCATTTCATTCTATACATTTCAGGCAATGTCGTACGTAATAGATGTATACAGGCGTGATACGGTTGCTCAAAGGAAATTATCAGATCATGCATTGTATATTTCTTTATTTCCTCAATTAGTTGCAGGTCCAATAGTAAGATATAGTGATATTTCGGAGCAGATTAAAAATAGAAAAACTACTATTGAGGATTTTGAGTATGGTATAAGACGCTTTATTATTGGGTTAGGTAAAAAGGTGTTGATAGCTAATCCGCTAGGGCGGATTGCAGATGATATTTTTTCCTTAAGCGGTGAAAATTTATCAAGTTCCCTATCGTGGTTTGGCCTAATATGTTATTCATTTCAAATTTATTATGATTTTTCAGGTTATTCTGATATGGCAATTGGTTTAGGGAGAATGTTTGGATTTAAATTTTTGGAGAATTTCAACTATCCGTATATTTCGAAGTCAATTAAAGAGTTCTGGAGACGCTGGCATATATCCTTGTCTTCTTGGTTTAGAGATTATGTTTATATTCCTCTTGGGGGAAGTAGATCTACTGTTTTTGTGACATATAGAAATTTAATTATTGTTTTTTTACTTACAGGAATTTGGCATGGAGCCAGTTGGAACTTCATAGTGTGGGGATTGTTTCATGGGTTGTTTTTATTACTGGAGAGAACTAGATTCGGCAATTTATTAGACAAAATATGGTCTCCGATAAAACTAGTTTATACTTTATTTGTTGTGATGATAGGGTGGGTATTCTTTAAATCTGAAACCTTTGGCAGCTCGGTTATTTATTTGAAAGCAATGTTTAATTTATATAGCAACAATATATCCAATTTATATAATGTTTCTATGTTTATTAATAATGAAATTTTATTAGTGTTATGTATAGCGATAATTGGTGCAACTCCAATCCCTAAAAAAATGGTTAATAAGATTGAACATCATATTAATAAAAAGAAATCGATTGTATTAAAAATAGGATACGAAAGCTTATATATAGCTAGTTTAATTGCTTTACTGCTATTTTCTGTAATGTCTTTAGCAACTTCAACGTATAATCCTTTTATTTATTTTAGATTTTGA